From Cricetulus griseus strain 17A/GY chromosome 1 unlocalized genomic scaffold, alternate assembly CriGri-PICRH-1.0 chr1_0, whole genome shotgun sequence, a single genomic window includes:
- the Atxn7l2 gene encoding ataxin-7-like protein 2 isoform X3 produces the protein MTLIKEDMSIFGHCPAHDDFYLVVCNHCSQVVKPQAFQKHCERRHGPLSKLYARAPPPPPAPASSQKCHVVNGQGPACRAPGSTKTSSREKGQGSRSRGHQPPEKTQKDNLCLFVPVVNLEKMSSLPKPDGHGVRVAPPSAFLSQPGGLPKDSPGKVPTAPSPKEPPGRENMELIPGEGSSHRAESSPPEKEPSGARLPPKTHRKMARKEFDLNRQCGVINPETKKICTRLLTCKIHSVHQRREVPGRTKDFDVLVAELKASSRKGESPKEKSPGRKEPALERPSQEPPSAIQGVAAAAAPNNTSARSKQAYPYCVLPRSQASSESEADDEGPCGGDGDPGLFPFPLPRGGAQASSEESEEEGTPDDLHLPPDCHYTTRPPRPQAFCTFGSRLVSPGCYVFSRRLDRFCSALSSMLERHLSSHMWKKIPPAAEPPSHLVSPSLSDPLSPSSMGSCPRLPGPPPRPACPASIPPMKDSLVPSYPAGSPSVAAACSQAECMGGSQAITSPLPANTPSPSFSKLPPSKASKSSKGKEGVEMEAPSRKRKLSPGPTTFKRTCILEPAGKGKPSGCRGLSAKTKTTLSMGLNGTVGPRVKRAGPLDCRGSPHSSPIPVKASQLENRGMAGHPAKVLPSNCLSEEEVAKKRKNLATYCRPVKAKHCQAGVPPDGTCSVRRKKPGPALPFEEKCSTLKSKAH, from the exons ATGACCCTCATTAAAGAAG ACATGTCCATCTTCGGGCACTGCCCTGCCCATGATGACTTCTATTTGGTTGTATGTAACCACTGCAGCCAGGTGGTGAAGCCTCAAGCCTTCCAGAAGCATTGCG AAAGAAGACATGGGCCCCTCAGCAAGCTTTATGCCcgggccccacccccacctccagccccTGCCAGCTCTCAGAAATGCCATGTAGTGAATGGGCAGGGCCCAGCTTGTAGAGCCCCAGGTTCCACCAAAACCTCCTCCAGGGAGAAGGGCCAGGGGTCCCGGAGCCGTGGCCATCAGCCTCCTGAGAAGACCCAGAAGGACAACCTCTG CCTTTTCGTGCCTGTGGTGAATCTGGAGAAGATGTCCAGTCTCCCGAAGCCTGATGGACATGGAGTCAGGGTGGCTCCACCCTCTGCTTTCCTCAGTCAGCCAGGAGGCCTCCCCAAGGACTCCCCTGGAAAAGTCCCCACGGCCCCCTCTCCTAAAGAACCTCCTGGCAGAGAGAACATGGAGTTAATCCCGGGTGAGGGCTCCAGTCACCGGGCCGAAAGCAGCCCCCCGGAGAAGGAGCCCAGTGGAGCCAGGCTGCCTCCTAAAACCCACCGAAAGATGGCTC GTAAAGAGTTTGACCTTAACAGGCAGTGTGGGGTCATAAATCCAGAGACCAAGAAGATCTGTACACGCCTGTTGACCTGCAAG ATCCACTCAGTGCACCAGCGCAGGGAGGTCCCAGGCAGGACCAAGGACTTTGACGTACTAGTGGCTGAACTGAAAGCCAGCTCTCGTAAAGGAGAGTCTCCCAAGGAGAAGAGCCCTGGACGAAAAGAACCAGCTCTTGAACGCCCCTCCCAGGAGCCTCCCTCTGCCATCCAGGGTGTGGCAGCAGCAGCTGCCCCCAACAACACCTCTGCTCGTTCTAAGCAGGCCTACCCATACTGTGTACTTCCCAG GTCCCAGGCCTCCTCTGAGAGTGAGGCGGATGATGAAGGTCCctgtggtggtgatggggatCCAGGCCTATTCCCATTCCCTCTGCCCCGGGGCGGGGCCCAGGCCTCCAGCgaggagagtgaggaggagggGACACCTGATGATCTCCACCTTCCCCCTGACTGCCATTATACAACCCGGCCCCCTAGGCCACAGGCG ttTTGCACATTTGGAAGCCGGCTGGTAAGCCCGGGATGCTATGTGTTTAGCCGCCGGCTGGACCGGTTTTGCTCAGCACTCAGCTCCATGCTAGAACGGCACCTCAGCTCACACATGTGGAA GAAGATCCCACCAGCTGCTGAACCTCCATCCCATCTTGTCAGCCCCTCCTTATCTGATCCCCTGAGTCCATCCTCTATGGGCAGCTGCCCCCGACTTCCAGGCCCACCCCCAAGACCTGCCTGCCCAGCCTCCATACCACCCATGAAGGACAGCCTTGTCCCTAGCTACCCTGCAGGCTCCCCCAGTGTAGCAGCTGCCTGCAGCCAGGCAGAGTGCATGGGCGGTAGCCAGGCTATTACCTCACCACTGCCTGCCAACACTCCATCTCCATCCTTCAGCAAGCTGCCACCTTCCAAGGCCAGCAAGTCGTCCAAAGGCAAGGAAGGGGTGGAGATGGAGGCCCCTTCTCGAAAGAGGAAGTTATCCCCTGGCCCTACCACTTTCAAACGGACCTGCATCCTGGAGCCTGCTGGAAAAGGCAAACCCTCTGGCTGTCGGGGTCTCTCAGCCAAGACTAAGACAACCCTGAGCATGGGGCTTAATGGAACAGTGGGGCCAAGAGTGAAAAGAGCAGGTCCCCTGGACTGTCGGGGTTCCCCTCATTCATCCCCCATACCAGTCAAGGCTTCTCAGCTAGAGAACCGGGGAATGGCTGGCCACCCAGCTAAGGTCCTGCCATCCAACTGCCTCTCTGAGGAGGAGGTAGCCAAGAAGCGGAAAAACCTGGCCACTTACTGCCGGCCAGTCAAGGCCAAGCACTGTCAGGCTGGTGTCCCTCCTGATGGGACCTGCTCTGTGCGTCGCAAGAAGCCAGGTCCAGCCCTGCCCTTTGAGGAGAAGTGCTCTACACTGAAG TCAAAAGCCCATTAA
- the Sypl2 gene encoding synaptophysin-like protein 2 isoform X2, whose product MSSTESPGRTSDKSPRPQVDRLLVGLRWRRLEEPLGFIKVLQWLFAIFAFGSCGSYSGETGAMVRCNNEAKDVSSIIVLFGYPFRLHRVQYEMPLCDEDSTSKTMHLMGDFSAPAEFFVTLGIFSFFYTMAALVLYLRFHNLYTENKRFPLVDFCVTVSFTFFWLVAAAAWGKGLTDVKGATRPSSLTAAMSVCHGEDAVCSAGATPSMGLANLSVLFGFINFFLWAGNCWFVFKETPWHGQGQDQGQGPSQESAAEQGAVEKQ is encoded by the exons ATGTCCTCGACGGAGAGCCCCGGCCGCACGTCGGACAAGTCCCCGCGCCCACAG GTGGACCGCCTGCTGGTGGGGCTGCGCTGGCGGCGCCTGGAGGAGCCGCTGGGCTTCATCAAAGTTCTCCAGTGG CTCTTTGCTATTTTCGCCTTCGGGTCCTGCGGCTCTTACAGCGGGGAGACGGGAGCCATGGTTCGCTGCAACAACGAAGCCAAGGATGTGAGCTCCATCATTGTTTTGTTCGGCTATCCCTTCAG GTTGCACCGGGTCCAGTATGAGATGCCTCTCTGTGACGAGGACTCCACCTCCAAAACCATGCACCTCATGGGAGACTTCTCTGCCCCCGCAGAGTTCTTTGTGACCCTTggcatcttttccttcttctatacaATGGCTGCCCTAGTCCTCTACCTGCGCTTCCACAACCTCTACACAGAGAACAAACGCTTCCCGTTGGTG GATTTCTGTGTGACTGtctccttcaccttcttctggctGGTTGCTGCAGCTGCCTGGGGCAAGGGCTTGACTGACGTCAAAGGAGCCACACGGCCATCCAGCCTGACTGCAGCCATGTCCGTGTGTCATGGAGAGGATGCAGTATGCAGTGCCGGGGCCACACCCTCCATGGGGCTAGCTAACCTCTCTGTG ctCTTCGGCTTTATCAACTTCTTCCTGTGGGCTGGAAACTGTTGGTTTGTGTTCAAAGAGACACCGTGGCATGGACAGGGCCAGGACCAGGGCCAGGGCCCCAGCCAGGAGAGTGCAGCAGAACAGGGAGCAGTGGAGAAGCAGTAA
- the Atxn7l2 gene encoding ataxin-7-like protein 2 isoform X2, with protein MAVRERAVAAMAALERRVPSLDDFAGQSWSSWVERADLPAADGAELEESNKNVKKLDAMTLIKEDMSIFGHCPAHDDFYLVVCNHCSQVVKPQAFQKHCERRHGPLSKLYARAPPPPPAPASSQKCHVVNGQGPACRAPGSTKTSSREKGQGSRSRGHQPPEKTQKDNLCLFVPVVNLEKMSSLPKPDGHGVRVAPPSAFLSQPGGLPKDSPGKVPTAPSPKEPPGRENMELIPGEGSSHRAESSPPEKEPSGARLPPKTHRKMARKEFDLNRQCGVINPETKKICTRLLTCKIHSVHQRREVPGRTKDFDVLVAELKASSRKGESPKEKSPGRKEPALERPSQEPPSAIQGVAAAAAPNNTSARSKQAYPYCVLPRSQASSESEADDEGPCGGDGDPGLFPFPLPRGGAQASSEESEEEGTPDDLHLPPDCHYTTRPPRPQAFCTFGSRLVSPGCYVFSRRLDRFCSALSSMLERHLSSHMWKKIPPAAEPPSHLVSPSLSDPLSPSSMGSCPRLPGPPPRPACPASIPPMKDSLVPSYPAGSPSVAAACSQAECMGGSQAITSPLPANTPSPSFSKLPPSKASKSSKGKEGVEMEAPSRKRKLSPGPTTFKRTCILEPAGKGKPSGCRGLSAKTKTTLSMGLNGTVGPRVKRAGPLDCRGSPHSSPIPVKASQLENRGMAGHPAKVLPSNCLSEEEVAKKRKNLATYCRPVKAKHCQAGVPPDGTCSVRRKKPGPALPFEEKCSTLKSKAH; from the exons ATGGCGGTGCGTGAACGCGCGGTGGCAGCAATGGCCGCTCTGGAGCGGCGAGTGCCGAGTCTCGATGACTTCGCGGGACAGAGCTGGAGCTCGTGGGTGGAACGGGCCGACCTGCCTGCGGCAGATG GGGCTGAACTGGAGGAGAGTAACAAAAACGTGAAGAAGCTGGACGCCATGACCCTCATTAAAGAAG ACATGTCCATCTTCGGGCACTGCCCTGCCCATGATGACTTCTATTTGGTTGTATGTAACCACTGCAGCCAGGTGGTGAAGCCTCAAGCCTTCCAGAAGCATTGCG AAAGAAGACATGGGCCCCTCAGCAAGCTTTATGCCcgggccccacccccacctccagccccTGCCAGCTCTCAGAAATGCCATGTAGTGAATGGGCAGGGCCCAGCTTGTAGAGCCCCAGGTTCCACCAAAACCTCCTCCAGGGAGAAGGGCCAGGGGTCCCGGAGCCGTGGCCATCAGCCTCCTGAGAAGACCCAGAAGGACAACCTCTG CCTTTTCGTGCCTGTGGTGAATCTGGAGAAGATGTCCAGTCTCCCGAAGCCTGATGGACATGGAGTCAGGGTGGCTCCACCCTCTGCTTTCCTCAGTCAGCCAGGAGGCCTCCCCAAGGACTCCCCTGGAAAAGTCCCCACGGCCCCCTCTCCTAAAGAACCTCCTGGCAGAGAGAACATGGAGTTAATCCCGGGTGAGGGCTCCAGTCACCGGGCCGAAAGCAGCCCCCCGGAGAAGGAGCCCAGTGGAGCCAGGCTGCCTCCTAAAACCCACCGAAAGATGGCTC GTAAAGAGTTTGACCTTAACAGGCAGTGTGGGGTCATAAATCCAGAGACCAAGAAGATCTGTACACGCCTGTTGACCTGCAAG ATCCACTCAGTGCACCAGCGCAGGGAGGTCCCAGGCAGGACCAAGGACTTTGACGTACTAGTGGCTGAACTGAAAGCCAGCTCTCGTAAAGGAGAGTCTCCCAAGGAGAAGAGCCCTGGACGAAAAGAACCAGCTCTTGAACGCCCCTCCCAGGAGCCTCCCTCTGCCATCCAGGGTGTGGCAGCAGCAGCTGCCCCCAACAACACCTCTGCTCGTTCTAAGCAGGCCTACCCATACTGTGTACTTCCCAG GTCCCAGGCCTCCTCTGAGAGTGAGGCGGATGATGAAGGTCCctgtggtggtgatggggatCCAGGCCTATTCCCATTCCCTCTGCCCCGGGGCGGGGCCCAGGCCTCCAGCgaggagagtgaggaggagggGACACCTGATGATCTCCACCTTCCCCCTGACTGCCATTATACAACCCGGCCCCCTAGGCCACAGGCG ttTTGCACATTTGGAAGCCGGCTGGTAAGCCCGGGATGCTATGTGTTTAGCCGCCGGCTGGACCGGTTTTGCTCAGCACTCAGCTCCATGCTAGAACGGCACCTCAGCTCACACATGTGGAA GAAGATCCCACCAGCTGCTGAACCTCCATCCCATCTTGTCAGCCCCTCCTTATCTGATCCCCTGAGTCCATCCTCTATGGGCAGCTGCCCCCGACTTCCAGGCCCACCCCCAAGACCTGCCTGCCCAGCCTCCATACCACCCATGAAGGACAGCCTTGTCCCTAGCTACCCTGCAGGCTCCCCCAGTGTAGCAGCTGCCTGCAGCCAGGCAGAGTGCATGGGCGGTAGCCAGGCTATTACCTCACCACTGCCTGCCAACACTCCATCTCCATCCTTCAGCAAGCTGCCACCTTCCAAGGCCAGCAAGTCGTCCAAAGGCAAGGAAGGGGTGGAGATGGAGGCCCCTTCTCGAAAGAGGAAGTTATCCCCTGGCCCTACCACTTTCAAACGGACCTGCATCCTGGAGCCTGCTGGAAAAGGCAAACCCTCTGGCTGTCGGGGTCTCTCAGCCAAGACTAAGACAACCCTGAGCATGGGGCTTAATGGAACAGTGGGGCCAAGAGTGAAAAGAGCAGGTCCCCTGGACTGTCGGGGTTCCCCTCATTCATCCCCCATACCAGTCAAGGCTTCTCAGCTAGAGAACCGGGGAATGGCTGGCCACCCAGCTAAGGTCCTGCCATCCAACTGCCTCTCTGAGGAGGAGGTAGCCAAGAAGCGGAAAAACCTGGCCACTTACTGCCGGCCAGTCAAGGCCAAGCACTGTCAGGCTGGTGTCCCTCCTGATGGGACCTGCTCTGTGCGTCGCAAGAAGCCAGGTCCAGCCCTGCCCTTTGAGGAGAAGTGCTCTACACTGAAG TCAAAAGCCCATTAA